The Lacipirellula parvula genome window below encodes:
- a CDS encoding cryptochrome/photolyase family protein, which translates to MTKPLTIVWFRQDLRIGDQPALRRAVDRGGVIPAYIWAPDEEGDWPLGGASRWWLHHSLASLDEQLRQRGSRLIVRRGPTQQTLDELLEQTGATAVYWNRRYEPAAIERDKQVKAALVSRGVQAESFSGSLLHEPWTITTKQGAPYQVFTPFWKACLGAAVKHETLAAPREVAGPSKWPATLKLEELELLPTLAWDAGIAEAWEPGALAAERRLQEFVGEAIGRYQEDRDRTDIDSSSRLSPHLHFGEISPRQIWLAVEKALEAFKAKSTSGASKTRQSAEVFLKEVGWREFAYHLLYYFPQTPGEPLREQFRGFPWRRSQKDLRAWQRGRTGFPIVDAAMRELWTTGFMPNRTRMIVASFLTKDLRLTWLRGAEWFWDTLVDADLANNTLGWQWTAGCGADAAPYFRVFNPTMQAEKADPDGEYIRRWVPELAKLPTKWLREPWTAPEEELVAAGVELGKTYPRPMVDHHEARDAALAAYERVKKS; encoded by the coding sequence ATGACCAAACCGTTGACGATCGTCTGGTTTCGCCAAGATCTCCGCATCGGCGATCAGCCAGCTCTGCGCCGCGCGGTCGATCGTGGCGGCGTGATCCCAGCCTACATCTGGGCGCCCGACGAGGAGGGCGACTGGCCGCTCGGCGGGGCGTCGCGGTGGTGGCTGCACCATTCGCTCGCCAGCCTCGACGAGCAACTGCGGCAGCGCGGTTCGCGGCTGATCGTCCGGCGCGGTCCGACGCAACAGACGCTCGACGAACTTCTCGAACAAACGGGCGCCACCGCCGTCTATTGGAATCGCCGCTACGAACCCGCGGCGATCGAGCGCGACAAGCAAGTGAAGGCGGCGCTCGTATCGCGCGGAGTACAGGCCGAGAGTTTTAGCGGCTCGCTGCTGCACGAGCCGTGGACGATCACCACGAAGCAGGGGGCGCCCTACCAAGTCTTCACGCCGTTTTGGAAGGCGTGCCTCGGCGCCGCCGTAAAACATGAGACGCTTGCCGCGCCACGCGAAGTTGCGGGCCCGTCGAAGTGGCCGGCGACGCTCAAGCTCGAAGAGTTGGAGCTGTTGCCGACGCTCGCCTGGGACGCGGGGATCGCCGAAGCGTGGGAGCCGGGCGCCCTGGCGGCGGAACGGCGGCTCCAAGAATTCGTCGGCGAGGCGATCGGCCGCTACCAAGAGGATCGCGATCGGACCGATATCGACAGCTCGTCGCGGCTCTCACCTCATCTTCACTTTGGCGAGATCAGCCCGCGGCAGATTTGGTTGGCGGTTGAGAAGGCACTTGAGGCATTCAAAGCCAAGTCGACGAGCGGCGCCTCGAAGACGCGGCAAAGCGCGGAAGTCTTCCTGAAAGAGGTCGGCTGGCGGGAGTTCGCGTACCACTTGCTCTACTACTTCCCGCAGACGCCGGGCGAGCCGCTCCGCGAACAGTTCCGCGGCTTCCCTTGGCGGCGGAGCCAGAAAGACCTGCGCGCGTGGCAGCGCGGGCGAACGGGGTTCCCCATCGTCGACGCCGCGATGCGCGAGCTGTGGACGACCGGCTTCATGCCGAACCGCACGCGGATGATCGTCGCGTCGTTCCTCACGAAGGACCTGCGGCTCACTTGGCTCCGCGGCGCCGAGTGGTTTTGGGACACGCTCGTCGACGCCGACCTTGCGAACAACACGCTCGGCTGGCAGTGGACCGCCGGCTGCGGCGCCGACGCGGCGCCTTACTTTCGTGTGTTCAACCCGACGATGCAGGCGGAGAAGGCCGACCCCGACGGCGAGTACATACGCCGGTGGGTGCCTGAGCTCGCCAAGCTGCCGACGAAGTGGCTCCGCGAGCCGTGGACCGCGCCGGAGGAAGAGCTGGTGGCGGCGGGCGTTGAGTTGGGGAAGACTTATCCGCGGCCGATGGTTGATCACCATGAAGCTCGCGATGCGGCGCTGGCTGCTTACGAGCGGGTAAAGAAGTCGTAA
- a CDS encoding DUF6268 family outer membrane beta-barrel protein, which produces MAKRLVTRVLQLALCAALDLAEAGAQTPTSPANPSAQPTPNALLSTPPELVPLPPVEDEAAVGDYALLQEADALLAEETLAEGEEVDGTLSDSLRKRAKSKGALGGGAPVALGGFWSPKVDVDGQASQLAMNAEFARVSLPLAMPAEGKPLWIGIAKLDRLELATDAILPDSGQRVPSQLWSVQTGVMNIRPLASGATVGGTAMFGSASDQPYAATRDLTLTAIAFYNKPAKNERDDWNFSIFYSPTSQLPYPLPGVAYVWRPSEQFEAKIGLPPALDYRPNEEWQFTATYMPLTNFDARVRRTISEDFSLLAYYRTNNETYFLADRLEDDQRFYVFDQRAAVGLERALFKGFTLELTAAYLFDRELFQGTSFTDDRTDEVEFDPGLGLSFQLQWRR; this is translated from the coding sequence GTGGCGAAGCGATTGGTCACGAGGGTCCTGCAACTTGCCCTTTGCGCTGCGCTCGATCTGGCGGAGGCTGGCGCCCAAACGCCGACCAGCCCGGCGAACCCTTCCGCTCAGCCGACGCCGAACGCACTGCTCTCCACGCCGCCGGAACTAGTGCCGTTGCCGCCCGTCGAGGACGAGGCAGCGGTCGGCGACTACGCCCTCCTGCAAGAAGCCGACGCGCTGCTCGCGGAAGAGACGCTCGCCGAGGGCGAAGAGGTCGACGGCACGCTCAGCGATTCGCTCCGCAAGCGAGCCAAGTCGAAGGGCGCGCTCGGCGGCGGGGCCCCGGTCGCGCTTGGCGGATTCTGGTCACCGAAGGTCGACGTCGACGGGCAAGCCTCGCAACTCGCGATGAACGCCGAGTTCGCTCGCGTCTCGCTGCCGCTCGCGATGCCGGCCGAAGGCAAGCCGCTGTGGATCGGCATCGCGAAGCTCGATCGGCTGGAACTGGCCACCGATGCGATCCTGCCCGACTCGGGCCAGCGCGTGCCGAGCCAGCTCTGGTCGGTGCAGACTGGCGTGATGAACATCCGCCCGCTGGCGAGCGGCGCGACCGTCGGCGGCACGGCGATGTTCGGCTCGGCGAGCGATCAGCCGTACGCGGCGACGCGCGACCTCACGCTCACGGCGATCGCGTTCTACAACAAGCCTGCGAAGAACGAGCGAGACGATTGGAACTTCAGCATCTTCTACTCGCCGACGTCGCAGCTGCCATACCCGCTGCCGGGCGTGGCGTACGTGTGGCGGCCGAGCGAGCAGTTCGAAGCGAAGATCGGCCTGCCGCCGGCGCTCGACTATCGGCCGAACGAGGAGTGGCAGTTCACGGCGACCTACATGCCACTGACCAACTTCGACGCGCGGGTGCGGCGAACGATCAGCGAAGATTTTTCGTTGCTCGCTTACTATCGGACGAACAACGAGACGTACTTTCTAGCCGATCGTCTTGAGGATGATCAACGGTTCTATGTGTTCGATCAACGCGCCGCCGTTGGGCTGGAGCGGGCGCTCTTTAAGGGTTTTACGCTCGAGCTAACGGCGGCTTATCTGTTTGATCGTGAGTTGTTTCAAGGAACGAGCTTTACGGATGATCGGACCGATGAGGTCGAGTTCGATCCGGGGCTGGGGCTATCGTTCCAACTCCAGTGGCGGCGGTGA
- a CDS encoding sodium-translocating pyrophosphatase, protein MHTTSAETHPRAATQVAGDVPPRRFASLTNFTRWAQRALFAIALIACNAGSLWASEADLAIPDLHQGRFVIFGNEISGYNLLLYGSFVICGTLGISLYLRRQIAMLPAHESMLKVAEIIYQTCRTYLIQQGKFLILLFLIIAAAMAYYFLKLQDETLKTTGLVLLFSIIGMIGSYWVAWYGIRVNTYANARTAFASLRGEPLDVVNIPLRAGMSIGLFLISLELVMMVIILLFLPREIVGYCFLGFAIGESLGASVLRIAGGIFTKIADIGSDLMKIVFNVKEDDPRNPGVIADCTGDNAGDSVGPTADGFETYGVTGVALIAFITLAVPNVDIQAKLIVWLFAMRFLMDFMSGVSYFVNQSISETKYRGLKEFDFEAPLTRLIWIAAILCITTSFGMSWLLIGDISVGGKAMPQLWWQLATIIGCGTLAAVLIPEFTKVFTSSHSRHVHEIVTASREGGPSLTILSGIVAGNFSAFWNGMLITGLMAGAYFVSLQGLDELMMVTLQEGLDPVGVGSIFAFGLVAFGFLCMGPVNIAVDSYGPVTDNAQSIFELAQTESIPGIHEQIKRDFGFEPDFTMGKHYLEANDSAGNTFKATAKPVLIGTAVVGATTMIFSIILLLGRAGYLRLSLTDAPVLLGFMAGGSVIYWFCGASMQAVTTGAYRAVEYIKKNMDLTKKEADIEDSKAIVKICTQYAQKGMWNIFITLMAITLAFAFFDPNFFVAYLVSIAVFGLFQAIYMANAGGAWDNAKKLVEVDLKEKGTPLHEASVIGDTVGDPFKDTSSVALNPIIKFSTLFGLLAVEIAVKMKEAAHAGGTRDYTSAIGAVLLAIALVFVWRSFYAMRIPQA, encoded by the coding sequence ATGCACACGACCTCCGCAGAGACCCACCCCCGTGCGGCGACTCAGGTCGCCGGTGATGTTCCGCCTCGCCGATTTGCATCCTTAACGAACTTTACTCGCTGGGCTCAACGCGCCCTCTTCGCGATCGCTCTGATCGCCTGCAACGCCGGCTCCCTCTGGGCAAGCGAAGCCGACCTGGCGATCCCCGATCTTCACCAGGGCCGATTCGTCATCTTCGGCAACGAGATCTCCGGCTACAACTTGCTGCTCTACGGCTCGTTTGTCATCTGCGGCACGCTCGGCATCAGCCTCTATCTCCGCCGGCAGATCGCGATGCTGCCGGCGCACGAGTCGATGCTCAAAGTGGCCGAGATCATCTACCAAACGTGCCGCACCTACCTCATCCAGCAGGGCAAGTTTCTGATCCTGCTCTTCCTGATCATCGCCGCGGCGATGGCCTATTACTTCCTCAAGCTGCAGGACGAGACGCTCAAGACGACCGGCCTCGTGCTCCTCTTCTCGATCATCGGCATGATCGGCTCGTACTGGGTCGCTTGGTACGGCATCCGCGTGAACACCTACGCCAACGCCCGCACGGCGTTCGCCTCGCTGCGAGGCGAACCGCTCGACGTGGTCAACATCCCGCTCCGCGCCGGCATGTCGATCGGCTTGTTCCTCATCTCGCTCGAGCTGGTGATGATGGTGATCATCCTCCTGTTCCTCCCCCGCGAGATCGTCGGATACTGCTTCCTCGGCTTCGCGATCGGCGAGTCGCTCGGCGCCTCGGTGCTGCGGATCGCCGGCGGCATCTTCACCAAGATCGCCGACATCGGCTCCGACCTGATGAAGATCGTCTTCAACGTTAAGGAAGACGATCCCCGCAACCCTGGCGTCATCGCCGACTGCACCGGTGATAACGCCGGCGACTCGGTTGGCCCGACCGCCGACGGCTTCGAAACGTACGGCGTCACCGGCGTGGCGCTGATCGCGTTCATCACGCTCGCCGTGCCGAACGTCGACATCCAGGCGAAGCTGATCGTCTGGCTGTTTGCGATGCGATTCCTAATGGACTTCATGTCGGGCGTCTCCTACTTCGTCAACCAATCGATCTCCGAAACGAAGTACCGCGGGCTGAAAGAGTTTGACTTCGAAGCTCCGCTCACTCGGCTGATTTGGATCGCCGCGATCCTCTGCATCACCACCTCGTTCGGCATGAGCTGGCTGCTGATCGGCGACATCTCCGTCGGCGGCAAGGCGATGCCGCAGCTCTGGTGGCAGCTCGCGACCATCATCGGTTGCGGCACGCTGGCCGCGGTACTCATCCCTGAATTCACGAAGGTCTTCACTAGTTCGCACTCGAGGCACGTCCACGAGATCGTCACCGCCTCGCGCGAGGGGGGGCCGTCGCTGACGATTCTGTCTGGCATCGTGGCGGGCAACTTCAGCGCGTTCTGGAATGGCATGCTCATCACCGGCCTGATGGCAGGCGCCTACTTCGTCAGCCTTCAAGGGCTCGACGAGCTGATGATGGTCACGCTGCAAGAAGGGCTCGACCCCGTCGGCGTCGGCTCAATCTTCGCCTTCGGCCTCGTCGCCTTCGGCTTCCTCTGCATGGGCCCGGTGAACATCGCCGTCGACAGCTACGGCCCGGTGACCGACAACGCCCAGTCGATCTTCGAGCTCGCTCAAACCGAAAGCATCCCCGGCATCCACGAGCAGATCAAGCGCGACTTCGGCTTCGAGCCCGACTTCACGATGGGCAAGCATTACCTCGAAGCGAACGACTCGGCGGGCAACACGTTCAAAGCGACCGCCAAACCGGTGCTCATTGGTACGGCGGTCGTCGGCGCCACGACGATGATCTTCTCGATCATCTTGCTACTCGGCAGGGCAGGGTACCTGCGGCTCAGCCTCACCGACGCGCCAGTGCTGCTCGGCTTCATGGCCGGCGGCTCCGTCATCTACTGGTTCTGCGGCGCCTCGATGCAAGCCGTCACCACCGGCGCCTACCGTGCGGTGGAGTACATCAAGAAGAATATGGACCTCACCAAGAAGGAGGCCGACATCGAGGACTCGAAGGCGATCGTGAAGATCTGCACGCAGTACGCCCAGAAGGGGATGTGGAACATCTTCATCACCCTGATGGCGATCACACTAGCGTTCGCCTTCTTCGATCCGAACTTCTTCGTAGCGTACCTCGTTTCGATCGCGGTATTTGGCTTGTTCCAAGCGATCTACATGGCCAATGCCGGCGGTGCGTGGGACAACGCGAAGAAGCTCGTCGAGGTCGATCTCAAGGAAAAGGGAACGCCGCTCCACGAGGCGAGCGTCATCGGCGACACGGTCGGCGATCCCTTCAAAGACACGAGCTCCGTGGCCCTCAACCCGATCATCAAGTTCTCGACGCTGTTCGGTTTGCTAGCCGTCGAGATCGCGGTGAAGATGAAGGAAGCGGCCCACGCCGGCGGGACGCGCGACTATACGAGCGCGATCGGCGCCGTGCTGCTCGCGATCGCGCTCGTCTTCGTGTGGCGCTCGTTCTACGCGATGCGGATCCCGCAGGCGTAG
- a CDS encoding class I SAM-dependent methyltransferase, which yields MNDSLPGYAERLDALHQALAADFRAIIARLPWREHESILDPGCGDGFFTGLLAERLPRGVAVGLDTSTAFLEAAEARLAEQIEAGRVRLVEGNVDRLPFDDATIDGVFSAHSMQSYPDLPHALREFRRVLRAGSTLAILETDNVHSIMLSWPPDLELAVRQAEHREIGDEDSYIGTYFPRFAPRLLAEAGFTDLQREYIFIERQPPVGEALERYVELYLKYLAEQTSGRLDAAATARLAEIGDPRSKRFLPRQANFFFGSLQTLITARA from the coding sequence ATGAACGACTCGCTTCCCGGCTACGCCGAACGGCTCGACGCCCTCCACCAAGCCCTCGCCGCTGACTTCCGCGCGATCATCGCCAGGCTGCCGTGGCGCGAGCACGAGTCGATCCTCGACCCTGGCTGCGGCGACGGTTTTTTTACGGGGCTGCTGGCTGAGCGATTGCCGCGCGGCGTCGCCGTGGGACTCGACACGTCGACCGCGTTCCTAGAAGCGGCTGAGGCGCGACTGGCCGAGCAGATCGAAGCGGGCCGCGTCCGCCTCGTCGAAGGGAACGTCGATCGTCTGCCGTTCGACGACGCCACGATCGACGGCGTCTTCTCGGCCCACAGCATGCAAAGCTACCCCGACCTGCCGCACGCTCTCCGCGAGTTCCGCCGCGTCCTCCGCGCCGGCAGCACGCTGGCGATCCTCGAGACCGACAACGTCCACTCGATCATGCTCTCGTGGCCGCCCGACCTCGAGCTCGCCGTCCGTCAGGCCGAGCACCGCGAGATCGGCGACGAGGACAGCTACATCGGCACCTACTTCCCGCGATTCGCCCCGCGGTTGCTCGCCGAGGCGGGCTTCACCGATCTGCAGCGCGAGTACATATTCATCGAGCGGCAACCGCCGGTCGGCGAGGCGCTCGAGCGATATGTGGAACTCTATCTCAAGTACTTGGCTGAACAAACGAGCGGCCGCCTCGATGCAGCGGCGACCGCCCGCTTGGCCGAGATCGGCGATCCGCGGTCGAAGCGGTTCCTCCCGCGGCAAGCGAACTTCTTCTTCGGCTCGCTGCAGACGCTGATCACAGCACGGGCCTAA
- a CDS encoding peroxiredoxin gives MAASLHVETFDRNRLASGNFRTACRARPAAVRGNWSSRGGAGRVKGQLRPARMFANARWQADDRASSSGDGSHLLEALMLRFLSLTCFAALLAATAMTAHADETKPVDLKVGDKAPKFAGDNDEGKAWKSDDHVGKKIIVLYFYPKDMTPGCTKQACTYRDMQKDFTGKDVEIIGVSGDSVESHQNFKSEHELNFTLLADPKGEIAKAFGVKLLSNSPDSIVTSRWTFIIDDEGKIAYKNDKVDAAKDPTTVLKVIEELEAKKS, from the coding sequence ATGGCCGCGAGCCTGCATGTTGAAACATTCGACAGGAATCGCTTAGCCAGCGGCAACTTCCGTACCGCATGCAGGGCGCGGCCCGCCGCGGTTCGCGGCAACTGGTCCTCCCGCGGCGGCGCCGGTAGAGTGAAGGGGCAACTTCGTCCCGCCCGTATGTTCGCCAACGCCCGCTGGCAGGCGGACGACCGTGCCAGTTCTAGCGGCGATGGTTCCCACCTTTTGGAGGCTCTCATGTTACGGTTCCTCTCTCTTACCTGTTTTGCCGCGCTGCTCGCGGCGACTGCCATGACTGCTCATGCCGATGAAACGAAACCGGTCGACCTGAAGGTCGGCGACAAGGCCCCCAAGTTCGCCGGCGATAACGACGAAGGGAAAGCTTGGAAGTCGGACGATCATGTCGGCAAAAAGATCATTGTGCTCTACTTTTACCCGAAGGACATGACGCCGGGCTGCACGAAGCAAGCTTGCACCTATCGCGATATGCAGAAGGACTTCACTGGCAAGGACGTCGAGATCATCGGCGTCAGCGGCGACTCGGTCGAAAGCCACCAGAATTTTAAGAGCGAACACGAGTTGAACTTCACGCTGCTGGCTGATCCCAAGGGGGAGATTGCCAAGGCGTTCGGGGTGAAGCTGCTGAGCAACAGCCCCGACTCGATCGTCACCTCGCGGTGGACGTTCATCATCGATGACGAAGGGAAGATCGCTTACAAGAACGATAAGGTCGATGCGGCGAAGGATCCGACGACGGTGCTCAAGGTGATTGAGGAGTTGGAAGCGAAGAAGAGTTAA
- a CDS encoding hydroxypyruvate isomerase family protein: MQRRDFLVQGGAASAAALGAVGAISTAVAADAKTSVAPGTKFKLKYAPHPGMFENHAGKDYLDQLKYAADQGFTAWEDNGMKGQSVEMQEKIGKTLADLGMTMGVFVAHGNFGAKSFVRKDDKEGRAKVVQDVKDSVDVAKRVNAKWMTVVPDGYDNNVEWGYQTAACVDLLRECAAVFEPHDYVMVLEPLNWWTNHAGLFLHKIPQAYEVCRAVNSPACKILFDVYHQQIQEGNLIPNIDLAWDEIGYFQSGDNPGRNEPGTGEINYRNIFKHLHAKGFDGVIGMEHGKSIGGKEGEIALVEAYRAADDF; the protein is encoded by the coding sequence ATGCAGCGGCGAGATTTCCTAGTCCAAGGCGGAGCCGCCAGTGCCGCGGCGCTCGGCGCCGTCGGCGCGATCAGCACCGCCGTCGCGGCCGACGCCAAAACTTCCGTCGCCCCCGGCACGAAGTTCAAGCTGAAGTACGCCCCCCATCCCGGCATGTTCGAAAACCACGCCGGCAAGGACTATCTCGACCAACTCAAGTACGCCGCCGACCAAGGTTTTACTGCTTGGGAAGACAATGGCATGAAGGGCCAGTCGGTCGAGATGCAGGAAAAAATCGGCAAGACCCTCGCCGACCTCGGCATGACGATGGGCGTCTTCGTCGCGCACGGCAACTTCGGCGCGAAGTCGTTCGTTCGCAAGGACGACAAAGAAGGCCGCGCCAAGGTGGTGCAAGACGTGAAGGATAGCGTCGACGTCGCCAAGCGCGTGAACGCGAAGTGGATGACGGTCGTCCCCGACGGCTACGACAACAACGTCGAGTGGGGCTACCAAACGGCCGCCTGCGTCGATCTCCTCCGCGAGTGCGCCGCGGTCTTCGAGCCGCACGACTATGTGATGGTGCTCGAACCGCTCAACTGGTGGACAAACCACGCCGGGCTCTTCCTCCACAAGATTCCGCAGGCGTACGAAGTTTGCCGCGCGGTCAACAGCCCCGCCTGCAAGATTCTGTTCGACGTCTACCACCAGCAGATCCAGGAAGGGAATCTCATCCCTAACATCGACCTCGCCTGGGACGAAATCGGCTACTTCCAATCGGGCGACAACCCCGGCCGCAACGAACCTGGCACCGGCGAAATCAACTACCGCAACATCTTCAAGCACCTCCACGCGAAGGGTTTTGACGGCGTCATCGGCATGGAGCACGGCAAATCAATCGGCGGCAAAGAGGGCGAGATCGCACTCGTCGAGGCGTACCGCGCCGCGGATGATTTTTGA
- a CDS encoding alpha/beta fold hydrolase — MPARRNFLRVALTLCVTLAGAAAPAVGAEPAAAKAADVEVRYKTAKVGDLDIFYREAGPQDAPAILLLHGFPTSSQMFRNLIPALGDKYRVIAPDYPGYGHSSMPSHEKFKYTFDNLANVIDEFTAQVGLTKYALYVQDYGAPIGYRLASKHPERISAIVVQNGNAYEEGIDNDFWKPVKEYWAAPESKEKRDALRALLTYDATKWQYTEGAKDLELVSPDGAAEDQFLLDRPGNDEIQLDMFLSYGSNPPLYPGWQEYFRKHQPPMLIAWGKNDKIFPAAGAEPYKRDLKTLEFHLLDAGHFALETNGDEIAALMREFLGKHVGSK, encoded by the coding sequence ATGCCTGCTCGGCGAAACTTTTTGCGCGTTGCGTTGACTCTTTGCGTGACTCTGGCGGGAGCGGCGGCTCCGGCGGTGGGCGCCGAACCGGCGGCGGCGAAGGCTGCCGATGTGGAAGTGCGGTACAAGACCGCGAAGGTCGGCGATCTCGATATTTTCTACCGCGAGGCGGGACCGCAGGATGCACCGGCGATTTTGCTGCTGCATGGGTTTCCGACCAGCTCGCAGATGTTTCGCAATCTCATTCCGGCGTTGGGAGATAAGTATCGGGTGATCGCGCCCGACTACCCGGGGTATGGGCATAGCTCGATGCCGAGCCATGAGAAGTTCAAGTACACGTTCGACAACCTGGCGAACGTGATCGACGAATTCACGGCGCAGGTTGGTTTGACCAAGTACGCGCTCTACGTGCAGGACTACGGCGCGCCGATTGGGTATCGGTTGGCGTCGAAGCATCCGGAGCGGATCAGCGCGATCGTCGTGCAGAACGGAAATGCGTATGAGGAGGGAATCGACAACGATTTTTGGAAGCCGGTGAAGGAGTATTGGGCGGCGCCGGAGAGCAAGGAGAAGCGGGACGCGCTGCGAGCGCTACTGACGTACGACGCGACGAAGTGGCAGTACACCGAGGGGGCGAAGGACTTGGAACTGGTGAGCCCCGACGGCGCGGCGGAGGATCAGTTCTTGCTCGATCGGCCGGGGAATGACGAGATTCAGCTGGATATGTTCCTGAGCTACGGCAGCAACCCGCCGCTGTACCCGGGCTGGCAGGAGTACTTCCGCAAGCATCAGCCGCCGATGCTGATTGCGTGGGGGAAGAACGACAAGATTTTCCCGGCGGCGGGCGCCGAGCCTTACAAGCGTGATCTCAAGACGCTGGAGTTCCACTTGCTCGATGCTGGGCACTTCGCGCTCGAGACGAACGGCGACGAGATTGCGGCGCTGATGCGCGAGTTCCTCGGCAAGCACGTGGGTTCGAAGTGA
- a CDS encoding pyridoxamine 5'-phosphate oxidase family protein yields MEREFASDVAFTPAVKAIQEAKGSRRSYARMEQSGGWQTTVTPDLVEYLADLDMFYLGTANAAGQPYIQYRGGPPGFLKAIDEQTLGFADFGGNRQYITLGNLAENPHAFLFLMDYANSRRVKVWGTARVVEGDAALEKRLADPAYPGRVERVILFTLEAWDVNCPQHIHPRYSQRQIAPVIEQLQGEIAELKAEVERLRGENQQNLEVPSP; encoded by the coding sequence ATGGAACGCGAGTTTGCGAGCGACGTGGCGTTCACCCCAGCGGTGAAGGCGATTCAGGAGGCGAAGGGGTCGCGGCGAAGCTACGCGCGGATGGAGCAGAGCGGCGGGTGGCAGACGACGGTGACGCCCGACCTCGTCGAGTATCTGGCCGACCTCGACATGTTTTATCTCGGGACCGCGAACGCCGCGGGGCAGCCGTACATTCAGTACCGCGGTGGGCCGCCGGGGTTTTTGAAGGCGATCGACGAGCAGACGCTGGGCTTCGCCGACTTCGGCGGCAATCGGCAGTACATCACGCTGGGGAATCTCGCGGAGAATCCGCATGCGTTTTTGTTTCTGATGGATTACGCGAACAGCCGACGGGTGAAAGTGTGGGGCACGGCACGGGTGGTCGAAGGGGACGCGGCGCTGGAGAAGCGGCTTGCCGATCCGGCATATCCGGGGCGCGTCGAGCGGGTGATTTTGTTCACGCTCGAGGCGTGGGACGTGAACTGCCCGCAGCATATTCATCCGCGGTATTCGCAGCGGCAGATCGCTCCGGTGATTGAGCAACTGCAGGGGGAGATCGCGGAGTTGAAGGCGGAGGTGGAGCGGTTGCGCGGGGAGAACCAACAAAATCTTGAGGTTCCCTCCCCTTGA
- a CDS encoding Nif3-like dinuclear metal center hexameric protein, with protein sequence MPTVGDIAQVLKQLAPLELAESWDNVGLLVGDAAWPAARVMTCLTVTPATVKEAIEQRANLIVAHHPLPFQPVRTITPDTTVGGLLLDLIRNSIAVYSPHTAFDSASAGINQHLAIGLGLQEIAPLKPALSGDPEEGSGRCGLIGEPLTRRELAERTKGFLNVESVKLAGPAEAPIVRVAIACGSGGSFLDAAIAAECDVLVTGEATFHTILEAEAREVGLILTGHFASERFALLSLADYLTDQFSDAHVWASRSERDPVQVI encoded by the coding sequence ATGCCGACGGTCGGTGACATCGCCCAAGTCCTCAAGCAGCTCGCTCCCCTCGAACTCGCCGAGTCGTGGGACAACGTCGGCTTGCTCGTCGGCGACGCCGCTTGGCCCGCCGCCCGCGTGATGACCTGCCTCACCGTCACCCCCGCCACGGTGAAGGAAGCGATCGAGCAACGTGCGAACCTCATCGTCGCGCACCACCCGCTCCCCTTCCAACCGGTCCGCACAATCACCCCCGACACCACCGTCGGCGGCCTGCTGCTCGACCTCATCCGCAACTCGATCGCCGTCTACAGCCCGCACACGGCATTCGACTCCGCCTCGGCCGGCATCAATCAGCACCTCGCCATCGGCCTCGGCCTGCAAGAAATCGCCCCGCTGAAGCCCGCCCTCAGCGGCGACCCCGAAGAAGGCTCCGGCCGCTGCGGCCTCATCGGCGAACCGCTCACGCGCCGCGAACTCGCCGAACGGACGAAGGGTTTTCTGAACGTCGAAAGCGTCAAGCTCGCCGGCCCCGCCGAGGCGCCCATTGTCCGCGTGGCGATCGCCTGCGGCAGCGGCGGTTCGTTCCTCGACGCCGCGATCGCCGCCGAGTGCGACGTCCTCGTCACCGGCGAAGCGACGTTCCACACGATCCTCGAAGCCGAAGCCCGCGAAGTCGGCCTCATTCTCACCGGCCACTTCGCCAGCGAACGCTTCGCGCTGCTGTCGCTCGCCGACTACCTCACCGACCAATTCTCCGACGCCCACGTCTGGGCCAGCCGCAGCGAACGCGATCCGGTGCAAGTGATCTAA